From one Ferrimicrobium acidiphilum DSM 19497 genomic stretch:
- a CDS encoding ATP-binding protein, whose protein sequence is MRRAENLVVCGPPGTGKSFLAEALASEGIEAGMRVSWFKLRIACPNHRNGQGDRYP, encoded by the coding sequence ATACGGCGAGCAGAGAACCTCGTTGTCTGTGGTCCGCCAGGGACGGGTAAGAGCTTCCTTGCAGAGGCACTGGCATCCGAGGGGATCGAGGCTGGTATGCGAGTATCGTGGTTTAAACTCCGAATCGCTTGCCCAAACCATCGCAACGGCCAAGGCGACCGATACCCTTAG